In the Chromatiaceae bacterium genome, one interval contains:
- a CDS encoding DUF302 domain-containing protein, with protein sequence MKQLRTAIAVCVLAAISMVGSAGADQSASDTAMPHMLIEVPSPLGFEETLERLEANAKDLLWKVPKKWGVDFQKNLMNVTDVDIGPNRVLKMCEPFAAVKLLQKDEYKMLTAMMPCTIAVYQKSDGKTYVAMMNLALMGKMYGGDVAVMADELAPQMQKMLTFD encoded by the coding sequence ATGAAGCAACTTCGAACCGCGATTGCAGTATGCGTACTGGCCGCCATCAGCATGGTCGGCAGCGCCGGCGCCGACCAGTCGGCGTCTGACACGGCGATGCCGCATATGCTGATCGAGGTGCCGAGCCCGCTGGGTTTCGAAGAGACGCTCGAGCGGCTCGAGGCGAATGCCAAGGATCTGCTGTGGAAGGTACCCAAGAAGTGGGGGGTCGATTTCCAGAAAAACCTGATGAACGTCACCGATGTGGATATCGGTCCGAACCGTGTGCTGAAGATGTGCGAGCCGTTCGCCGCGGTCAAGCTGCTGCAGAAGGATGAGTACAAGATGTTGACCGCGATGATGCCGTGCACCATCGCGGTGTACCAGAAGTCCGACGGCAAGACCTACGTCGCGATGATGAACCTTGCGCTGATGGGCAAGATGTACGGTGGCGACGTCGCGGTGATGGCCGACGAACTCGCGCCACAGATGCAGAAGATGCTCACGTTCGATTGA
- the rbfA gene encoding 30S ribosome-binding factor RbfA: MHEFGREERVGAELHRELAMLLRDEARDPRLSRVTIQEVRAVRDLSHAKVYFTVLDPAQAKATETALNKAAAFLRRRLAETMNLRTVPRLSFVYDKSIETGMRLSSLIDQAVAKDEGRGD; the protein is encoded by the coding sequence ATGCACGAATTCGGGCGCGAAGAGCGTGTTGGCGCGGAGTTGCATCGTGAACTCGCGATGCTGTTGCGCGACGAGGCCAGGGACCCGCGGTTGTCCCGGGTGACGATCCAGGAGGTCCGCGCCGTGCGCGACCTTTCTCACGCCAAGGTATATTTCACCGTGTTGGATCCGGCACAGGCAAAAGCGACCGAGACCGCATTGAACAAGGCGGCGGCGTTCCTGCGCCGGCGTCTGGCGGAAACCATGAACCTGCGTACCGTGCCGCGTCTTTCGTTCGTCTACGACAAGTCGATCGAGACCGGCATGCGCCTGTCGTCGCTGATCGACCAGGCAGTTGCCAAAGACGAAGGACGCGGGGACTGA
- the cadA gene encoding cadmium-translocating P-type ATPase — translation MTGSTANSASPRTADDGCFHCGLPLPARGTQTADVLGRQRSFCCPGCLAVARSIVDAGLGDYYRHRREPAVTADVVPDIVSRLHFYDHPDVQKSFVHDRTAYREASLLLENIRCAACLWLNERVLRGLEGVLEVEIDHASHHARVRWDPARIRLSEILKSILDIGYIAHPYDAARREALQEQQHRRSTERLIFAGVIGMMVMNFAIAGYVMGLGDETGELSIWTIIGRWTSLFGVTTLLAYPGQEFFIGAWRDLRNRRLGMDVPIVLGLGFAYLASLHATWSQSGEVYYDSIAMFVFLVLFARRIELRGQTRAADALDRVARILPRVARRIDPDGEHEVLITELVPGDRVRVRPGEVVPTDSHVREGRSSFDESLLTGESLPVIREPGDPVAAGVCNVDQPVVLEIARPSRESTVAEIHRLLAHGLRDAPRYAVLAQRAAAWFVAGVLIIATLTATAWLLIDPAAAMPNTIAVLIVTCPCALALATPVAAAIGVGRLADRGVLTVRSDALEHFARCETVAFDKTGTLTLGRLEVTRVEPFGDTDETTARQIAQALEADSEHPVGRALRALHDGTPDKRVGGLRVVVGEGVEGRVDDQFWRIGKPQFALNDDRHRAVAEVIEEKRRGGQMVVALANAAGSGALFTLVDRPRPGIGQLVADLRAQGVRHIALLSGDSQASTTRFAEQFSFDEILGDCTPLDKLAWIHAHQADGTRVAMVGDGINDAPTLAAADVSLSFAHATDLAQVHSGLLLLGDDPRAIGEVRRSATSTRSVIRQNLVWAASYNTLAVPAAALGLIPPWGAAIGMSLSSLVVVLNALRLRH, via the coding sequence TTGACGGGCTCCACCGCCAATTCGGCATCGCCTCGCACGGCAGATGACGGCTGTTTCCACTGCGGTCTGCCGCTACCCGCACGGGGCACGCAGACTGCGGACGTGCTGGGTCGACAGCGCAGCTTCTGTTGTCCCGGCTGCCTGGCGGTCGCACGCAGCATCGTGGACGCCGGGCTTGGGGACTACTACCGCCACCGCCGCGAACCGGCTGTCACGGCCGATGTGGTGCCGGACATCGTCAGCAGGCTGCACTTCTACGACCACCCCGATGTGCAGAAATCGTTCGTGCACGACCGCACGGCGTATCGCGAGGCCTCGCTGCTGCTGGAAAACATCCGTTGCGCAGCGTGCCTGTGGCTGAACGAACGGGTACTGCGCGGCCTGGAGGGCGTGCTCGAGGTGGAGATCGATCACGCCAGCCACCATGCGCGCGTGCGTTGGGATCCGGCGCGCATCCGGCTCAGCGAGATCCTCAAGAGCATCCTCGACATCGGCTATATCGCACACCCCTACGACGCCGCGCGCCGCGAGGCATTGCAGGAGCAACAGCACCGCCGCAGTACGGAACGCCTGATCTTCGCCGGCGTCATCGGCATGATGGTGATGAACTTCGCCATCGCCGGCTACGTGATGGGCCTCGGCGACGAAACCGGCGAGCTGTCGATCTGGACGATCATTGGTCGCTGGACCAGCCTGTTCGGCGTGACCACGCTGCTCGCCTACCCGGGCCAGGAATTTTTCATCGGTGCCTGGCGCGATCTGCGCAACCGGCGTCTCGGCATGGATGTACCGATCGTACTGGGACTCGGATTCGCCTATCTGGCCAGTCTGCACGCCACCTGGTCGCAATCCGGCGAGGTCTACTACGACTCGATCGCGATGTTCGTCTTCCTGGTGTTGTTCGCCCGGCGCATCGAGTTGCGCGGTCAGACGCGTGCGGCGGACGCCCTCGACCGGGTCGCCCGGATACTGCCGCGCGTCGCCCGTCGGATCGATCCGGACGGCGAGCACGAGGTATTGATCACCGAACTGGTGCCCGGCGACCGGGTCCGGGTCCGCCCGGGCGAGGTGGTGCCCACCGACAGCCATGTTCGCGAAGGCCGCAGCAGCTTCGACGAGTCGCTGTTGACGGGAGAGTCCCTGCCGGTCATCCGCGAGCCAGGCGACCCCGTCGCCGCCGGCGTCTGCAACGTCGACCAGCCGGTGGTGCTCGAGATCGCGCGCCCCAGCCGTGAATCGACGGTCGCCGAGATTCACCGGCTGCTCGCGCACGGCCTGCGCGACGCACCGCGTTACGCGGTGCTAGCACAGCGCGCGGCGGCCTGGTTCGTCGCCGGCGTGCTGATCATCGCGACCTTGACCGCGACGGCATGGCTGCTGATCGATCCTGCCGCGGCGATGCCCAACACCATTGCCGTGCTGATCGTCACCTGTCCGTGCGCATTGGCCCTGGCCACCCCGGTCGCCGCCGCGATCGGTGTCGGCCGCCTCGCCGACCGCGGTGTCCTGACGGTACGCAGCGATGCACTGGAACACTTCGCCCGTTGCGAGACCGTGGCGTTCGACAAGACCGGGACCCTGACCCTCGGGCGACTCGAAGTCACTCGTGTCGAGCCGTTTGGAGACACCGACGAAACGACCGCCCGACAGATCGCCCAGGCGCTCGAAGCCGATTCCGAACACCCGGTCGGCAGGGCGCTACGCGCCTTGCACGACGGCACGCCGGACAAGAGGGTCGGGGGACTGCGCGTCGTCGTTGGCGAGGGCGTGGAGGGACGGGTCGACGACCAGTTCTGGCGCATCGGTAAACCGCAATTCGCACTGAACGACGACCGCCACCGCGCCGTTGCCGAGGTCATCGAAGAGAAACGTCGCGGCGGTCAGATGGTCGTTGCACTGGCGAACGCAGCAGGCAGCGGTGCGCTGTTCACCCTGGTCGACCGCCCCCGCCCCGGCATCGGGCAGCTCGTCGCGGATCTGCGCGCCCAGGGGGTGCGGCACATCGCGTTGCTGAGCGGAGACAGCCAGGCCAGCACGACCCGGTTCGCCGAACAGTTCTCCTTTGACGAAATCCTCGGTGACTGCACGCCCCTCGACAAGCTCGCATGGATTCACGCGCATCAGGCAGACGGCACACGGGTCGCGATGGTCGGCGACGGCATCAACGATGCCCCGACCCTGGCAGCCGCCGACGTATCGCTTTCATTCGCGCACGCGACAGACCTCGCCCAGGTGCACAGCGGACTGCTGTTGCTGGGCGACGACCCGCGCGCGATCGGCGAGGTACGCCGCTCTGCAACCAGCACCCGCAGCGTCATACGCCAGAACCTCGTTTGGGCCGCGTCCTACAACACGCTCGCGGTACCGGCGGCCGCGCTGGGCCTGATCCCTCCGTGGGGTGCCGCTATCGGCATGTCGTTGAGCTCCCTGGTCGTCGTGTTGAACGCGTTGCGTCTAAGACACTGA
- the truB gene encoding tRNA pseudouridine(55) synthase TruB — MGRRGRARGRAVSGILLLDKPLGLSSNHALQRVKRLFDARKAGHTGSLDPLADGMLPICLGDATKLSAFLLDADKHYVFRVRLGQTTATGDTEGEIVKERPTDGVTVDDINRTLPRFVGEIQQLPPMYSALKHQGKRLYELAREGVVVERQPRTVHVHALTLGTVELPEFELRVHCSKGTYVRTLAEDIGEALGCGAHVVALRRTGVGPYTDYPMYTMDELERVAAQGQSALDALLLPVDTALADWPEVRVSADSAFYLRQGQAVLVPKAPTSGWVRIFHGDQFLALGEVQDDGRIAPRRLMTGG, encoded by the coding sequence GTGGGGCGTCGTGGGCGAGCCCGTGGTCGCGCGGTCAGCGGCATCCTGCTGCTCGACAAACCCCTGGGCCTGAGCTCCAACCATGCCTTGCAGCGCGTAAAGCGGTTGTTCGATGCGCGCAAGGCGGGGCATACGGGGAGCCTGGACCCGCTGGCCGACGGCATGCTGCCGATCTGCCTCGGCGACGCGACCAAGTTGTCGGCTTTCCTGCTGGATGCGGACAAACACTACGTATTCCGGGTTCGGCTGGGGCAGACGACGGCGACCGGTGATACCGAGGGCGAGATCGTCAAAGAGCGGCCCACGGACGGTGTCACGGTCGACGACATCAATCGCACCTTGCCGCGCTTCGTCGGCGAGATTCAACAGTTGCCGCCGATGTACTCCGCGCTGAAGCACCAGGGCAAGCGTTTGTACGAGTTGGCGCGTGAGGGGGTCGTCGTAGAGCGCCAACCGCGCACGGTGCATGTGCACGCGTTGACGCTGGGTACCGTGGAACTCCCCGAATTCGAATTGCGGGTTCATTGCTCGAAGGGAACCTATGTCCGGACCCTGGCCGAAGACATCGGCGAGGCGCTCGGCTGCGGCGCGCATGTCGTGGCACTGCGGCGAACCGGGGTCGGCCCCTACACGGATTACCCGATGTACACGATGGATGAGTTGGAGAGAGTCGCCGCCCAGGGCCAGTCGGCGCTGGACGCATTGCTGCTGCCGGTCGACACCGCCCTGGCCGACTGGCCGGAGGTGCGTGTGAGTGCCGATTCGGCGTTCTACCTCCGCCAGGGCCAGGCCGTGCTGGTGCCCAAGGCGCCGACCTCCGGGTGGGTGCGGATTTTTCATGGCGACCAGTTTCTGGCGCTGGGCGAGGTCCAGGACGACGGGCGTATCGCGCCGCGCCGGTTGATGACCGGTGGCTGA
- a CDS encoding SEL1-like repeat protein, with translation MANLSGLNLLRNDPVVAARLIAEAERGDVDAQYAAGLIYAEGRGVEPDPVQAYYWLTRAVEQGDADAEILRRFVAAGMSEDEFRQARRLVELAKSAESAPGGDARTHH, from the coding sequence ATGGCAAATCTGAGCGGACTCAATCTGTTGCGCAACGATCCGGTCGTTGCGGCGCGATTGATTGCCGAGGCCGAACGCGGCGACGTGGACGCCCAGTACGCTGCCGGACTGATCTATGCGGAAGGGCGTGGTGTCGAGCCGGACCCGGTGCAGGCCTATTACTGGCTGACCCGGGCAGTCGAACAGGGTGATGCCGATGCCGAAATTCTGCGCCGCTTCGTGGCGGCCGGGATGTCGGAGGACGAGTTTCGACAGGCGCGGCGTCTGGTCGAACTCGCCAAGTCGGCGGAGTCCGCCCCTGGGGGCGACGCGCGGACCCATCACTGA
- the rimP gene encoding ribosome maturation factor RimP: MHKAPAHLTELVRGAVEVLGYELVGVEYLSRPKAGHLLRVYIDGEQGIGLKDCERVSHQVSGVLDVDDPIRGEYSLEVSSPGLDRPLFERAHFARFAGHVARVKLNAALNGRSNYKGTILEVDGDDVVLQVEGDTVRLPFAQIAAARLVPQF, encoded by the coding sequence ATGCACAAGGCGCCAGCGCATCTGACGGAACTGGTCCGTGGGGCGGTCGAAGTGCTGGGCTACGAGTTGGTCGGGGTCGAGTACCTGTCTCGTCCCAAGGCCGGTCACTTGTTGCGCGTCTATATCGACGGTGAGCAGGGTATCGGCCTGAAGGACTGCGAGAGGGTCAGTCATCAGGTCAGCGGTGTGCTCGACGTGGATGACCCGATCCGCGGCGAATATTCGCTGGAAGTGTCCTCTCCCGGCCTGGATCGCCCCCTGTTCGAGAGAGCGCATTTTGCGCGTTTCGCGGGTCATGTGGCCCGGGTGAAATTGAACGCGGCGTTGAACGGAAGAAGCAACTACAAGGGGACCATCCTCGAGGTCGATGGCGACGATGTGGTCCTGCAGGTGGAAGGAGATACGGTGCGGCTGCCGTTTGCACAGATCGCTGCAGCGCGGCTCGTACCCCAGTTCTAG
- the nusA gene encoding transcription termination/antitermination protein NusA — MNKEILLVVDAVSNEKGVEKEIIFEAIEAALASATRKKNGGEIDVRVAIDRKTGDYETFRRWRVVDDAETSVLENPITEITLSAARAEDPNIQVDGFIEDEIESISFGRIAAQTAKQVIVQKVREAERAKVVEAYEGRVGELVTGIVKRADRGSILLDLGNNAEALIPKSEVIPKEAARAGDRMRGYLYDVRSEQRGPQLFVSRTSPHLLIELFRLEVPEVGDGLIEIIGAARDAGLRAKIAVRTNDPRIDPVGACVGMRGSRVQAVSNELAGERVDIILWDENPAQFVINAMSPADVTSIVVDEEAHSMDIAVKDENLSQAIGRGGQNVRLASQLTGWELNVMSEEQAAEKSEAEAQGYIKHFMEQLDVDEEVAAILVQEGFTNIDEIAFVDAAEMASIEEFDQDIIEELRNRAKDAVLTRAIAREESFGDVEPAEDLLTMDGMDRQLAFQLASRGVVSMEDLAEQSIDELMEIDGMDEQRAGELIMAARAPWFEQSAE; from the coding sequence ATGAACAAAGAAATCTTGCTCGTCGTGGACGCGGTGTCTAACGAAAAAGGCGTCGAGAAGGAGATTATCTTCGAGGCGATCGAGGCGGCATTGGCGTCGGCGACCCGCAAAAAGAACGGCGGTGAGATCGACGTCAGAGTGGCGATCGATCGCAAGACCGGCGACTACGAGACCTTCCGCCGCTGGCGCGTCGTGGATGATGCGGAAACCTCGGTGCTCGAAAACCCGATCACCGAGATCACGCTGTCTGCCGCTCGCGCGGAGGACCCGAACATCCAGGTCGACGGATTCATAGAAGACGAGATCGAATCGATATCTTTCGGCCGTATCGCTGCGCAGACCGCGAAGCAGGTGATCGTGCAGAAGGTACGCGAAGCCGAGCGGGCGAAGGTCGTCGAGGCCTACGAGGGGCGCGTCGGCGAACTGGTGACGGGTATCGTCAAGCGTGCAGACCGCGGCTCCATCCTGCTCGATTTGGGCAACAACGCCGAGGCACTGATCCCGAAGAGCGAAGTGATCCCGAAAGAAGCTGCGCGTGCGGGCGACCGTATGCGGGGTTATCTCTATGACGTCCGCTCGGAACAGCGCGGGCCCCAGTTGTTCGTCTCGCGAACGTCGCCGCACCTGCTGATCGAGTTGTTCCGGCTCGAGGTACCGGAGGTGGGTGACGGGCTGATCGAGATCATCGGTGCTGCGCGCGATGCGGGGCTGCGCGCCAAGATCGCGGTGCGTACGAACGATCCGCGCATCGACCCGGTCGGAGCCTGCGTCGGCATGCGTGGCTCCCGCGTGCAGGCGGTGTCGAACGAGCTCGCGGGCGAGCGCGTGGATATCATCCTCTGGGATGAAAATCCGGCGCAGTTCGTGATCAATGCGATGTCACCGGCGGACGTTACCTCGATCGTTGTCGACGAGGAGGCGCACAGCATGGACATCGCGGTCAAGGACGAGAACCTCTCGCAGGCCATCGGCCGTGGCGGGCAGAACGTGCGCCTTGCCAGTCAGTTGACTGGCTGGGAGCTGAACGTGATGAGTGAAGAACAGGCCGCCGAGAAGAGCGAGGCCGAGGCGCAGGGCTATATCAAGCACTTCATGGAGCAACTCGACGTCGACGAAGAGGTCGCTGCCATCCTGGTCCAGGAGGGGTTCACGAACATCGACGAGATCGCTTTCGTCGATGCCGCGGAGATGGCCTCCATCGAGGAGTTCGATCAGGACATCATCGAGGAACTGCGCAATCGTGCGAAAGATGCCGTCTTGACCCGTGCGATCGCGCGCGAAGAGTCCTTCGGTGATGTCGAGCCTGCCGAGGATCTGCTGACGATGGATGGTATGGATCGCCAGCTTGCATTCCAGCTCGCGTCGCGTGGCGTGGTCAGCATGGAAGACCTTGCGGAGCAGTCCATCGACGAGTTGATGGAAATCGACGGCATGGATGAACAGCGCGCCGGGGAACTGATCATGGCTGCGCGCGCACCCTGGTTTGAACAGAGTGCCGAATAA
- the infB gene encoding translation initiation factor IF-2 → MSEVTVSQLASDVGIPVDRLLKQLSDAGISKQSAEDIITEQEKVGLLNHLRRSHGKQESAGGARRVALKRKTTTELHQPAAGRTTARSATARVAKTVSVEVRRKRVVVKPPEDDGAKQEALLREAEDAKRALAEQAEQRRLLEEETEARRRAEEARRSAEEEARRKTEETRVAAEEESRRQAEEQARQEAQQRAQQEAEQRKAAEKPTKKGKRFREQTDDSAERGRHGRRELHVATAKRGQRTGKVGRRVARDASGDSQHAFQRPTAPVIKEVAVPDTISVGDLAQRMSVKAGELIKTLMKMGMMVTINQVLDQETAILVVEEMGHTAVAQKDEDVEVEILAAADEEQQQGELLPRAPVVTIMGHVDHGKTSLLDHIRRTRVAAGEAGGITQHIGAYHVDTDHGMISFLDTPGHAAFSAMRARGAQATDIVILVVAADDGVMPQTKEAIQHARAAGVPIVVAINKMDKPEANPDRVMQELVGEEVVPEEWGGDTQFVKVSAKSGEGIDQLLEAVLLQSEVLELKAVHDGLARGIIVESSLDKGRGPVATVLVQSGTLKRGDPVVAGAEFGRVRAMFDENGRSVKEAGPSIPVQVLGLSAAPSAGDDLIALADERKAREVAELRRVRHRDSRLAEQKAAKLDQLFSQMAEGEVAYVNLIVKADVQGSVEALRESLLKIETPEAKVRVVASGVGGITESDANLAVTSNAILIGFNVRADASARRVVEEHGLDLRYYSIIYEVIDDVKKAISGLLSPVIKEEIVGLAEVRDVFRSSKFGAIAGCMVVEGTVKRHNPIRVLRDNVVVYEGELESLRRFKDDVNEVKAGTECGIGVKNYNDVKPGDQIEVFERVEVAREL, encoded by the coding sequence ATGAGCGAAGTCACGGTAAGCCAACTGGCGTCAGACGTTGGTATACCGGTAGACCGGTTGTTGAAGCAGCTGAGTGATGCCGGAATCTCCAAGCAGAGTGCGGAAGACATAATCACCGAGCAGGAAAAGGTGGGCCTGTTGAACCACCTGCGCCGCAGTCACGGCAAGCAGGAATCTGCAGGCGGTGCACGTCGTGTCGCGCTCAAGCGAAAGACCACCACGGAACTTCATCAACCGGCGGCCGGCCGGACCACTGCACGTTCCGCGACGGCGCGCGTGGCCAAGACGGTGAGTGTGGAGGTGCGACGCAAACGCGTGGTCGTGAAGCCGCCCGAGGACGACGGGGCAAAACAGGAAGCGCTGCTCCGCGAAGCCGAAGACGCCAAACGTGCGCTCGCTGAACAGGCCGAGCAGCGGCGTCTTCTCGAAGAGGAAACGGAAGCGCGGCGGCGTGCCGAAGAGGCGCGTAGGTCGGCTGAAGAGGAGGCGCGCCGCAAGACGGAGGAGACTCGCGTCGCGGCCGAGGAGGAATCGCGTCGGCAGGCCGAAGAGCAGGCGCGACAGGAAGCGCAACAGCGGGCACAGCAAGAGGCCGAGCAGCGCAAGGCCGCGGAAAAGCCCACGAAGAAGGGCAAGCGTTTCCGTGAGCAAACTGACGACAGCGCCGAGCGCGGCCGGCACGGGCGGCGGGAGTTGCACGTTGCGACCGCCAAACGCGGGCAGCGTACCGGAAAGGTGGGACGCAGGGTCGCGCGCGACGCCAGTGGCGATTCGCAGCATGCCTTTCAGCGCCCGACAGCACCGGTGATCAAAGAAGTCGCGGTGCCCGATACGATCTCGGTCGGCGATCTCGCGCAGCGCATGTCGGTCAAGGCCGGTGAACTGATCAAGACGTTGATGAAGATGGGCATGATGGTCACCATCAACCAGGTCCTCGACCAGGAGACCGCCATCCTGGTGGTCGAGGAAATGGGGCACACCGCGGTGGCCCAGAAAGACGAGGACGTCGAGGTCGAGATCCTGGCGGCCGCCGACGAGGAGCAGCAGCAGGGCGAACTGCTGCCGCGCGCGCCGGTCGTGACCATCATGGGTCACGTCGACCACGGAAAGACCTCCTTGCTCGACCATATTCGCCGCACGCGTGTGGCAGCGGGCGAGGCCGGAGGTATCACCCAGCACATCGGTGCTTACCACGTGGACACCGATCACGGGATGATTTCTTTCCTCGATACACCCGGCCACGCGGCTTTCTCCGCGATGCGCGCGCGTGGCGCGCAGGCGACCGACATCGTGATCCTGGTGGTGGCGGCGGACGACGGCGTGATGCCGCAGACCAAAGAGGCGATCCAGCACGCCCGCGCGGCCGGCGTGCCGATCGTCGTGGCGATCAACAAGATGGACAAGCCGGAGGCCAATCCCGACCGGGTCATGCAGGAACTGGTCGGCGAGGAGGTGGTGCCGGAGGAATGGGGTGGCGACACCCAGTTCGTCAAGGTGTCGGCAAAGAGCGGCGAAGGCATCGACCAGCTGCTCGAAGCAGTACTGCTGCAGTCTGAGGTGCTGGAGCTCAAAGCGGTTCACGATGGACTGGCGCGCGGCATCATTGTTGAATCGAGCCTCGACAAGGGACGCGGCCCGGTCGCCACCGTGCTGGTGCAGTCGGGCACGCTGAAGCGCGGCGATCCCGTCGTGGCCGGCGCCGAGTTCGGGCGCGTGCGCGCGATGTTCGACGAGAACGGCCGATCGGTGAAGGAGGCGGGGCCGTCCATCCCGGTGCAGGTGCTCGGTTTGTCCGCCGCACCGTCGGCAGGCGACGACCTGATCGCGCTGGCGGACGAACGCAAAGCGCGTGAAGTGGCCGAGTTGCGCCGCGTGCGCCACCGCGATTCGCGGCTCGCCGAACAGAAGGCCGCAAAGCTCGATCAGCTGTTCTCGCAGATGGCCGAAGGCGAGGTGGCGTATGTCAATCTCATCGTCAAGGCCGATGTGCAGGGCTCGGTGGAGGCGTTGCGTGAATCGCTGCTCAAGATCGAAACCCCCGAGGCGAAGGTGCGCGTAGTCGCTTCTGGCGTTGGCGGTATCACCGAATCGGATGCCAACCTCGCAGTCACGTCGAATGCCATCCTGATCGGCTTCAACGTGCGCGCCGATGCGAGCGCCCGCCGGGTTGTCGAGGAACACGGTCTGGATCTGCGTTACTACAGCATCATCTACGAGGTGATCGACGACGTTAAGAAAGCGATCTCGGGTCTGTTGTCGCCGGTCATCAAGGAAGAGATTGTCGGCCTGGCGGAAGTTCGGGACGTGTTCCGTTCGTCCAAGTTCGGCGCCATCGCCGGGTGCATGGTGGTCGAGGGTACTGTCAAGCGCCACAACCCGATCCGCGTATTGCGCGACAACGTGGTGGTCTACGAGGGTGAACTGGAGTCGCTGCGGCGCTTCAAGGACGACGTGAACGAGGTCAAGGCTGGCACCGAGTGCGGTATCGGCGTGAAGAACTACAACGACGTCAAGCCCGGCGATCAGATCGAGGTCTTCGAGCGCGTTGAAGTCGCGCGCGAGCTCTGA
- a CDS encoding cytochrome c oxidase subunit II: protein MHIDPLEKKWMYVIGFITVVMIGSMTYAAVMLNLHPPSNVETIDPKTLHLSGEFAEDNLGVTRNDDGSITVRMIAARYSFYPQMIEVPVNTPVTFRITTPDVLHGVHVPFTNMSTMVVPGYVSELTTQFRREGEAQFLCNEYCGLGHDYMWSKLKVVAKG, encoded by the coding sequence ATGCATATCGATCCGCTGGAAAAGAAATGGATGTACGTCATCGGGTTCATCACCGTGGTCATGATCGGATCCATGACCTATGCGGCGGTGATGCTGAACCTGCACCCGCCGAGCAATGTCGAGACCATCGATCCGAAGACATTGCATCTTTCGGGTGAGTTCGCTGAAGACAACCTGGGAGTCACCAGGAATGACGACGGCTCGATAACAGTACGGATGATCGCGGCGCGTTACTCCTTTTATCCGCAGATGATCGAGGTACCGGTCAACACCCCGGTCACCTTCCGCATCACCACGCCGGATGTGCTGCACGGGGTCCATGTCCCGTTCACCAACATGAGCACCATGGTCGTACCCGGGTACGTATCCGAACTCACCACCCAGTTTCGGCGCGAGGGTGAGGCACAGTTCCTGTGCAACGAATACTGCGGACTCGGCCACGACTACATGTGGTCGAAACTCAAGGTGGTGGCCAAGGGCTGA